A single genomic interval of Bacteroidales bacterium harbors:
- a CDS encoding C25 family cysteine peptidase — MKRLLLTFFIAIVIFLAQLQAQTFTYSDSWDQEGFNLKSQSEQGITLNYSILEFTMDDIDIRGESMKHVSLTNHFLPGDEGMPDLPGNGRYIAVPQGATPILHIKSVRKEVYQDINIAPAPRIPTDIEKGPLDYNKNARIYSNNAFYPAEPVKLSEVTQVRGVDAVMLGITPFQYNPVTKELIVYRDLEVEVEFAGGNGRFGDERLRSRWWDPLLSDILLNYEQLSPVDYASRQLAVGSRQSEGIRATGCEYLIICPDGADFQQWADSIKRFRTEQGILTNVVPISEVGGNSATAIESFINNAYNNWDIPPAACLLLGDYGSNAQSSITSTVLNDHPGGYNPYVSDNPFSDVNGDLLPDVVFARITARNAMELSLMVNKFLNYERNPPTSAYFYEHPITALGWQTERWFQICSEAFGGYLKNVLEKDPVRINEVYGGNPDVDPWSTAPNTPTILDVFGPSGLGYIPATPGELGAWSGGNATDINNAVNSGSFLLQHRDHGMETGWGEPSYVNSNISGLNNTDLTFVMSINCQTGKFNSGGECFAEKFHRYQVNGQGSGALGLIAPTEVSYSFVNDVYVWGLYDNMFPDFLPQFGTTPESRGMLPAFGNAAGKYFLFSSSWPYNASEKAITFKLFHHHGDAFTCLYSEVPQDLTVMHNEVQMAGMATFTIQADESALIAFSVNGELIGVGTGTGATTDIPIIAQNPPNIIDVVVTKQNYYRYHAHVQVIPPNGPFVVTDSYMVNDASGNNNGKLDYGETVVLDVTLKNVGTENAENVSVTISSADEYMTIIDGAAEAGTILPNQTALVSGALSILAAENVPNGHNIQINLEATNGDTIWNSSFSVKAYAPILEYVDFTISDINGNNNGRLDPGETADLIVSITNKGAADAYDVFGLLGSNDPFIQIGSDSAMFGEIAQNAIITQTFPVTAVVITPPGHQADFTVNFSGDMGITTNGEFSLNIGLFPMLILDLDDNTNSAEKMMNALDDWRIFAEYSQEIPADISQYQTIFLCLGTYSSNHILTDSEAAPFIDFLNNGGNLYLEGADTWYYDQIYYSTSLHPMFNILGTDDGDGDLGTINGVAGTITEGMIFYFSGDNSYIDHISPINPAYTIFNNATPAYAIAVAHDPGTYKTIGSASEFGGLLDNPNSTRKNLMLQYLNFFGMDPISETPEIPAGETKVCANSAQGVYSTQPVSNATYYIWEVDPAEAGTVEGWGTEVTVTWTPGFEGTANLRVCGMNQSGLGPVSPDLTVNIYDLPTAEMSFTSTTICAGDTTLVNIFLTGVSPWRLVISLSGNEITMNPNKPYMDGIPLNPTEDLEVVIVSLTDGTGCERIDFTPTMITVMPLPASPAKPTGPEFIDLYTTLQSNYNTTGSASALSYEWTLSPSDAGNLIVSGNGLDCTVDWLSTYTGQANLKVKGINDCGEGDFSELLAVNVANTFGLDENESGLGIAVYPNPNIGNFRIELSAYKSTKVKMRLYNASGEPAWGPVEAEINSKLSLPVKVASLSEGIYLLQLETDMGISNRKIIIKK, encoded by the coding sequence ATGAAAAGACTGCTACTTACTTTTTTTATTGCTATTGTTATATTTCTTGCTCAGCTTCAAGCTCAGACTTTTACATACAGTGACAGTTGGGACCAGGAAGGTTTTAATCTTAAGTCTCAAAGTGAACAGGGTATCACATTAAATTATTCCATCCTGGAATTTACCATGGATGATATCGATATCCGGGGCGAATCCATGAAGCATGTCAGCCTGACAAATCATTTCCTTCCCGGAGATGAAGGAATGCCCGACCTTCCCGGCAATGGACGTTATATTGCCGTTCCACAGGGGGCCACTCCCATTCTTCATATCAAATCCGTCAGAAAAGAAGTTTATCAGGATATTAATATTGCTCCGGCACCCAGAATCCCTACAGATATAGAAAAAGGCCCGCTGGATTACAACAAAAACGCCAGGATTTATTCAAATAACGCTTTTTATCCGGCAGAACCGGTCAAACTCTCTGAAGTAACGCAAGTAAGAGGTGTTGATGCTGTAATGCTTGGCATTACCCCATTTCAATACAACCCGGTGACAAAGGAATTGATCGTATACAGGGACCTTGAGGTTGAAGTAGAATTTGCCGGCGGGAACGGCCGGTTTGGTGATGAAAGGTTGCGCAGCCGCTGGTGGGACCCGTTGCTGTCTGATATACTTTTGAACTATGAACAACTTTCACCGGTCGATTATGCAAGTCGGCAGTTGGCAGTCGGTAGTCGGCAGTCAGAGGGTATCCGTGCCACCGGGTGCGAATACCTGATTATTTGTCCTGATGGCGCTGATTTCCAGCAGTGGGCCGATTCTATCAAAAGATTCCGGACGGAGCAGGGTATCCTGACAAACGTAGTTCCAATTTCGGAAGTCGGTGGCAACTCTGCCACTGCTATTGAATCATTCATCAACAATGCTTATAACAACTGGGATATTCCACCGGCTGCCTGTTTATTGCTTGGGGATTATGGCAGTAATGCTCAATCCAGTATCACATCCACTGTCCTCAATGATCACCCGGGCGGTTATAATCCCTATGTTTCCGATAATCCTTTTTCAGATGTAAATGGTGATCTGTTGCCGGATGTTGTTTTTGCCAGGATTACAGCCAGGAATGCCATGGAGCTTTCCCTCATGGTGAATAAATTTCTGAATTATGAACGTAATCCACCCACGAGCGCATATTTTTACGAACACCCTATAACTGCATTGGGATGGCAGACCGAGCGGTGGTTCCAGATTTGTTCTGAAGCATTCGGAGGATATTTAAAAAATGTTCTGGAAAAAGATCCTGTCAGAATTAACGAGGTTTATGGTGGAAATCCGGATGTCGACCCATGGTCTACTGCACCCAACACCCCAACAATACTCGATGTTTTTGGTCCTTCCGGGTTGGGATACATCCCGGCAACACCTGGCGAACTCGGGGCGTGGTCAGGGGGAAATGCCACTGACATCAACAATGCCGTAAACAGCGGATCTTTTCTTTTGCAACATCGCGATCACGGTATGGAAACCGGATGGGGTGAACCCTCTTACGTCAATTCGAATATTTCAGGGCTTAATAATACAGACCTGACATTCGTCATGTCAATCAATTGCCAGACCGGAAAATTCAACAGCGGGGGTGAATGTTTTGCGGAAAAATTCCACCGGTACCAAGTCAACGGCCAGGGCAGCGGTGCACTGGGATTGATTGCCCCGACAGAGGTTTCTTACTCCTTTGTAAATGACGTTTATGTATGGGGGCTTTATGACAATATGTTTCCGGATTTTCTCCCGCAATTCGGCACAACGCCTGAATCCAGGGGTATGTTACCTGCTTTCGGCAATGCAGCCGGGAAATACTTCCTTTTTTCTTCGAGCTGGCCTTATAATGCCTCGGAAAAAGCAATAACTTTCAAGTTGTTTCATCATCATGGTGATGCATTCACCTGCCTGTATTCTGAAGTCCCACAAGATCTTACTGTCATGCATAATGAGGTGCAGATGGCAGGGATGGCCACGTTTACCATCCAGGCCGACGAAAGTGCTTTAATCGCATTTTCAGTGAATGGTGAGCTTATTGGTGTGGGAACCGGCACCGGGGCAACCACAGATATTCCTATCATTGCTCAGAATCCGCCAAACATCATCGATGTGGTGGTGACCAAACAAAACTATTACCGTTATCATGCCCATGTGCAGGTTATCCCGCCGAACGGTCCCTTCGTCGTTACTGATTCATACATGGTGAATGATGCTTCCGGGAACAATAACGGGAAGCTTGATTATGGCGAAACTGTTGTCCTCGATGTGACCCTGAAAAACGTGGGTACCGAAAACGCTGAAAATGTATCGGTTACAATATCCAGTGCCGACGAGTATATGACAATCATTGATGGCGCTGCAGAGGCAGGTACTATACTTCCCAATCAGACTGCCTTGGTTTCAGGTGCACTCTCTATCCTGGCCGCAGAAAATGTCCCCAACGGTCATAATATCCAGATCAATTTGGAAGCCACCAATGGCGACACTATCTGGAACAGTTCATTCAGTGTCAAGGCATACGCACCAATCCTGGAATATGTCGATTTCACGATCTCCGATATCAACGGCAATAACAACGGCCGCCTTGACCCCGGTGAAACGGCGGACCTGATCGTTTCCATCACCAATAAAGGAGCTGCCGATGCTTACGATGTTTTTGGCCTGCTTGGTTCCAATGACCCATTTATACAAATAGGATCCGACTCGGCGATGTTTGGGGAAATTGCACAGAATGCCATCATAACACAGACATTTCCGGTAACTGCAGTGGTAATCACGCCACCGGGACACCAGGCTGATTTCACGGTCAATTTCTCCGGCGACATGGGCATTACAACAAACGGGGAGTTTTCCTTAAATATTGGCTTGTTCCCGATGCTTATCCTGGACCTGGACGATAACACCAATTCAGCTGAAAAGATGATGAACGCCCTGGACGATTGGCGCATATTTGCGGAATATTCGCAGGAAATCCCTGCCGATATCAGCCAGTACCAGACCATCTTCCTTTGCCTAGGAACCTACAGTTCGAATCATATATTGACAGATAGTGAGGCTGCACCTTTCATTGATTTCCTGAATAATGGCGGGAACCTTTACCTTGAAGGGGCCGATACATGGTATTATGACCAAATTTACTACTCGACATCGCTCCATCCCATGTTTAATATTCTGGGCACAGACGATGGCGACGGTGACCTGGGCACCATAAACGGAGTTGCAGGGACCATCACTGAGGGCATGATTTTCTACTTTAGTGGTGACAACAGCTATATCGACCATATCTCTCCGATCAACCCGGCCTATACCATTTTCAACAACGCCACCCCAGCCTATGCTATCGCTGTGGCTCATGATCCCGGAACATACAAAACGATCGGTTCTGCTTCCGAATTTGGCGGTTTGCTGGATAATCCCAACAGCACCAGGAAAAACCTTATGCTGCAATACCTGAACTTCTTCGGAATGGACCCTATTTCCGAAACGCCTGAAATCCCTGCCGGAGAGACCAAGGTTTGTGCAAATTCGGCCCAGGGTGTTTATTCTACCCAACCTGTCTCCAATGCCACGTATTACATCTGGGAGGTAGATCCTGCTGAAGCAGGCACTGTCGAAGGATGGGGCACAGAGGTTACCGTGACCTGGACCCCTGGTTTTGAGGGCACCGCAAATCTAAGGGTTTGCGGGATGAACCAGAGCGGCCTGGGACCTGTTTCACCTGACCTTACAGTTAATATTTATGATCTGCCAACGGCTGAAATGTCATTTACAAGCACAACTATATGTGCAGGCGATACGACTCTCGTGAATATTTTCCTTACAGGGGTTTCGCCCTGGCGTCTCGTAATAAGCCTTAGTGGCAATGAGATTACCATGAATCCCAATAAACCGTATATGGATGGTATTCCTTTAAATCCGACTGAAGACCTGGAGGTAGTGATCGTTTCTCTGACTGATGGCACAGGATGTGAAAGAATTGATTTCACGCCTACGATGATAACTGTCATGCCACTGCCAGCATCCCCGGCCAAGCCAACCGGACCGGAATTTATTGACCTGTATACTACTTTGCAAAGTAATTACAACACCACCGGTTCTGCTTCTGCACTTAGCTATGAATGGACATTATCGCCTTCCGATGCAGGAAACCTGATAGTAAGCGGGAACGGATTGGATTGCACCGTCGATTGGCTGTCGACTTATACCGGGCAGGCCAACCTGAAAGTCAAAGGGATCAACGATTGCGGAGAGGGCGATTTCTCAGAACTCCTGGCCGTAAATGTTGCTAACACATTTGGCCTGGATGAGAATGAATCCGGCCTCGGTATAGCCGTATATCCAAACCCTAATATCGGGAATTTCAGAATTGAACTGTCAGCTTATAAATCCACCAAAGTTAAAATGAGACTATACAATGCTTCAGGTGAACCAGCCTGGGGGCCTGTTGAAGCAGAGATCAACAGCAAGTTGAGTTTACCGGTTAAAGTTGCATCTCTCTCCGAAGGGATCTACCTGCTTCAACTTGAGACAGATATGGGCATTTCTAATCGGAAAATCATAATAAAAAAATAA
- a CDS encoding Omp28-related outer membrane protein encodes MKKLTFLFICLLSVSAVFAQVTRDKVVVEVGTGTWCQYCPGAAMGVDDLIENGWPVAAIENHNGDPFTNNYSNARNSFYGISGYPTAFFDGVSSVVGGSHNESMYPSYWPKVQQRMAVPSPVTIEVWGSHTGLTYNVTVTVTKVAEINGQNIRLHLCLTESHIVYAWQGMSEVNYVDRLMVPDQLGTELDFTESDVLEIPLTFNVQSGWVLNNMELVAFVQTNSNKEIHNGYKVKLAFLVPPPPPLAASFVSDTTTCETYQVQYTDQSAGNPTGWYWEFPGGTPDTSREQNPIITYNTTGKYDVSLTVTRGTNSSTSLMEDYIDVFELPEVAFAAMEDQCINYPPVELIQGNPAGGTYSGPGVENGFFHPDVAGAGTHTLIYTYMDENSCENFAEQTVIVDACTGIPENQGVQIVTLPNPTQGTFKLSITGMEDMMNLRIINITGKTIYQKENIEVNGNFSTMIDLTGNSNGIYYIYVDGDKSSYFRKIILQR; translated from the coding sequence ATGAAAAAGCTTACTTTTCTTTTTATCTGCCTGCTCTCCGTTTCTGCTGTCTTTGCACAGGTAACACGGGATAAAGTAGTGGTGGAAGTAGGAACCGGCACATGGTGCCAGTATTGTCCCGGCGCTGCCATGGGCGTTGATGATCTGATCGAGAATGGGTGGCCGGTGGCTGCTATTGAAAATCATAACGGAGACCCCTTTACCAACAATTACTCAAATGCAAGGAACTCTTTTTATGGTATCTCAGGATATCCAACTGCTTTCTTTGATGGCGTAAGTTCAGTGGTTGGCGGCAGCCATAACGAGAGCATGTATCCGTCGTACTGGCCAAAAGTTCAGCAAAGGATGGCAGTACCTTCTCCTGTTACAATTGAGGTTTGGGGCAGCCATACCGGTCTGACATACAATGTTACCGTAACGGTTACCAAAGTTGCAGAGATCAATGGTCAGAATATCCGCCTGCACCTTTGCCTGACCGAGTCACACATAGTTTATGCCTGGCAAGGCATGAGTGAAGTAAATTATGTAGACCGCCTGATGGTGCCCGACCAGCTCGGGACGGAATTAGATTTCACCGAAAGCGACGTGCTGGAAATTCCTCTCACCTTTAATGTGCAGTCAGGTTGGGTTTTAAACAATATGGAGCTGGTGGCTTTTGTGCAGACCAATTCCAATAAAGAGATCCACAATGGATATAAAGTAAAACTGGCCTTCCTGGTGCCTCCTCCCCCTCCACTGGCTGCTTCTTTTGTCTCTGATACGACAACCTGCGAAACCTACCAGGTTCAGTACACTGACCAATCAGCCGGAAACCCGACCGGTTGGTACTGGGAATTTCCGGGAGGTACACCGGACACTTCCAGGGAACAGAATCCAATTATTACATATAACACTACAGGCAAATATGATGTTTCGCTGACGGTGACAAGGGGGACAAACAGCAGCACCAGTCTTATGGAAGATTATATTGATGTCTTTGAACTTCCTGAAGTTGCTTTTGCGGCTATGGAAGATCAGTGCATCAATTATCCCCCGGTGGAACTGATCCAGGGAAACCCTGCCGGCGGCACCTATTCCGGTCCGGGTGTTGAAAATGGTTTTTTCCATCCCGATGTAGCAGGTGCCGGAACGCACACGCTCATTTATACCTATATGGATGAGAACAGTTGTGAGAATTTCGCCGAACAAACAGTCATTGTTGATGCCTGTACCGGCATACCGGAAAACCAAGGCGTGCAGATCGTAACCCTTCCGAACCCAACCCAGGGGACCTTCAAACTTTCCATTACGGGTATGGAAGATATGATGAACCTGCGGATCATTAATATCACCGGCAAGACCATTTATCAAAAAGAAAACATCGAGGTTAACGGAAACTTCAGCACGATGATCGACCTTACTGGTAATTCCAATGGGATTTATTATATCTACGTTGATGGCGATAAATCCTCTTATTTCAGGAAGATCATTTTACAGAGATAA
- a CDS encoding radical SAM protein has product MKRTIGIIAPLIDKHQFHRDFNLRLSRNNRELTLAAFYELANESFKTEHVSRGFDYGDDIPAAGFYLEGLLHQYGYDTILTNKYDTDTIKTIAEQDPFAICVSTTMIITTDSLLGLFSSIRSAMPDTHIIAGGVFVWKNYLQFMKHLDSPHLYPHQPRMLFHPGHTRMDADILVVAPHGKSSLLEVLKELEKGSSASFEHIPNLCLPGDNGFNFTKREEEQVDYDEDYTRWDLIDEIPEKIPLRTSIGCPYRCRFCDFCQLYPRIFLRSRTSLSQELNLVKNRLGQNLAVIHVSDDNVFITKKRLYEVCDAITESGLRHWIGFMRGGEYSDNEMEAIERSGLMMGKIGVESGDPGQLERMNKRQKIENVKRGVEQLDAHGISVLMTFVVGFPGENKQTLRNTAAFLNNLSLTNLSAGYQLYPLVIFPLSELADPSARTEWKIEGLMEKWSHYTMKSEETFEASYDLFKEVTNVPYSYSEESYFFNRGMFTFGTRKSLFQLRQELTIKLIENAPWEYIEPILKRMAQYMELSVDRIGESLRHEISVPYIR; this is encoded by the coding sequence ATGAAAAGAACCATTGGAATTATTGCCCCATTAATCGATAAGCACCAATTTCATAGGGACTTCAACCTGAGGCTTAGCCGGAATAACAGGGAGTTGACTCTTGCCGCTTTTTATGAACTTGCCAATGAGTCTTTTAAAACTGAGCATGTTTCCCGGGGCTTTGATTACGGAGATGATATCCCGGCGGCAGGGTTCTACCTTGAAGGCTTATTGCACCAATACGGCTATGACACCATCCTGACAAACAAATACGATACAGATACTATAAAAACCATTGCTGAACAAGACCCTTTTGCTATTTGTGTTTCAACAACGATGATCATCACAACAGATTCGCTTCTGGGTCTTTTTTCATCGATTCGAAGCGCCATGCCCGACACTCATATTATTGCCGGAGGTGTTTTTGTGTGGAAAAATTATCTGCAATTCATGAAGCATCTCGATTCCCCGCACCTTTATCCTCATCAACCCCGGATGCTATTCCACCCCGGCCATACCAGAATGGACGCTGACATTTTGGTCGTAGCACCGCACGGAAAATCTTCCCTGCTGGAAGTCCTGAAAGAGTTGGAAAAGGGCAGTAGCGCATCATTCGAACATATCCCGAACCTCTGTTTACCCGGTGACAATGGTTTTAATTTTACTAAAAGAGAAGAAGAGCAGGTGGATTATGACGAAGACTATACCCGGTGGGACCTGATTGATGAAATCCCAGAAAAAATTCCGCTCCGGACATCCATTGGCTGTCCTTACCGTTGCCGGTTCTGCGATTTTTGCCAACTCTATCCCCGTATTTTCCTCCGTTCCAGGACTAGCCTTTCACAGGAGTTGAACCTGGTTAAAAACAGGCTCGGACAAAACCTGGCGGTTATCCATGTTTCTGATGATAATGTGTTTATCACTAAAAAACGACTATATGAAGTTTGCGACGCCATTACTGAATCAGGACTCAGACATTGGATTGGCTTCATGCGGGGAGGGGAATATTCTGACAACGAAATGGAAGCAATAGAACGCTCCGGCCTGATGATGGGAAAAATAGGCGTGGAATCAGGTGATCCGGGACAATTGGAACGGATGAATAAGCGCCAGAAGATCGAAAATGTGAAAAGAGGGGTGGAACAACTCGATGCCCATGGTATCAGTGTTCTGATGACTTTTGTCGTCGGCTTTCCGGGTGAAAACAAGCAAACCCTCCGGAATACAGCCGCTTTTCTGAACAACCTATCGCTAACAAATTTATCAGCCGGTTACCAGTTGTATCCACTTGTTATCTTTCCCTTGAGTGAACTGGCTGATCCTTCGGCCCGAACTGAATGGAAAATAGAAGGACTCATGGAAAAATGGTCGCATTATACCATGAAATCGGAAGAGACATTCGAAGCCAGCTATGACCTGTTTAAGGAAGTCACCAATGTACCATACTCTTATTCTGAGGAAAGTTACTTTTTTAACAGAGGGATGTTTACCTTTGGAACCAGGAAATCGTTATTTCAGTTACGGCAGGAGCTTACAATCAAACTGATTGAGAATGCGCCATGGGAATACATTGAACCGATTCTGAAGAGGATGGCGCAATACATGGAATTATCCGTCGACAGAATCGGGGAAAGCCTGAGGCATGAGATTTCAGTACCATACATCCGGTAA
- a CDS encoding endonuclease domain-containing protein, which produces MGRIIEHKFHYGAFPETFRKARELRRTMTPAERIVWYELRNRYLSGYKFRRQHPVREFIVDFFCPEKELVVEIDGSIHQLPEINERDENRTAELERLGLTVIRFSNEEVMNDIDEVMRKIEEHLTPQR; this is translated from the coding sequence ATGGGGAGGATTATAGAACACAAATTTCATTACGGGGCATTTCCGGAGACATTCCGGAAAGCAAGGGAACTTCGAAGAACGATGACACCAGCCGAAAGGATTGTCTGGTACGAACTTCGTAACCGTTACCTTTCGGGGTACAAATTTCGTCGGCAGCATCCGGTGAGGGAATTCATAGTGGATTTCTTCTGCCCTGAAAAGGAACTGGTGGTTGAAATCGATGGCAGTATACATCAACTGCCGGAAATAAATGAAAGGGATGAAAACCGCACTGCTGAATTGGAACGGTTAGGGCTTACAGTTATCAGGTTTAGCAATGAAGAGGTGATGAATGATATTGATGAGGTGATGAGAAAGATTGAGGAACACCTCACCCCCCAAAGGTGA
- a CDS encoding ATP-binding domain-containing protein, whose protein sequence is MTKTDAYLTPQDPQEITKIFFKIADSYTKSIENIKLKNSTLDDFTDSRIHLTTIHKTKGNEYPNIVYFNLSQDSRLTDESDIEEERRVTYVGVTRARESIFITALKNKPSMFLPEVAFNPELKSLSTVKLQSEISFTSRQLLKLEYKVDVRQSKKNYFLDKFPELRGKQVVQSYSLLANALSWWREKRIEVALRKIDLLEAEILQLTQDQMRPMSEKIEFLETEVQLRNKIPKK, encoded by the coding sequence ATGACAAAGACAGACGCATATCTTACTCCACAAGACCCTCAAGAGATAACAAAAATATTCTTTAAAATAGCTGACAGCTATACCAAATCAATTGAAAACATAAAATTAAAAAATAGTACGTTAGACGATTTCACTGATTCAAGAATACATCTAACAACTATTCACAAAACCAAGGGAAATGAATATCCCAATATCGTCTATTTCAACTTGAGCCAAGATTCACGGCTGACAGATGAATCCGATATAGAGGAAGAGAGGCGGGTAACATATGTGGGCGTCACAAGGGCAAGAGAAAGCATTTTCATAACTGCCCTGAAGAACAAACCTTCAATGTTCTTGCCTGAAGTTGCATTCAATCCTGAACTGAAATCGCTTTCAACAGTGAAGCTCCAAAGCGAGATAAGCTTCACTAGTCGACAGCTTTTGAAATTAGAGTACAAAGTGGACGTTCGGCAGAGTAAGAAGAACTATTTTTTAGACAAATTCCCGGAACTCCGGGGCAAGCAGGTCGTTCAATCTTACTCACTTTTAGCTAATGCACTCTCTTGGTGGCGAGAAAAGAGAATCGAAGTAGCGTTAAGAAAGATTGATTTACTAGAGGCTGAAATCCTTCAGCTTACACAAGATCAGATGAGACCAATGAGTGAGAAAATCGAATTTCTTGAAACTGAGGTTCAATTGCGAAATAAGATTCCCAAAAAATAG
- a CDS encoding YkgJ family cysteine cluster protein, with the protein MLIKDLELIEKLSKRNEDKNWRFRSYLKMQEGKEIDLLVKPIYEFVKKNIDCLECGNCCRKLRPIILKGNPCIFLNGNKCEIYKSRPNDCKSFPHLQKRGFTTRLIGIIEYSMICPIVFNVFEELKIAMKFR; encoded by the coding sequence ATGCTTATAAAAGACTTAGAATTGATTGAAAAACTTTCCAAACGGAATGAAGACAAAAATTGGAGATTTCGTTCTTATTTAAAAATGCAGGAAGGAAAAGAAATTGATTTACTTGTTAAGCCGATTTATGAATTTGTAAAAAAGAACATAGATTGTTTAGAATGTGGAAATTGTTGTCGCAAATTGCGTCCGATAATTTTAAAAGGTAATCCATGTATCTTTCTCAATGGCAATAAATGTGAAATTTATAAAAGCCGACCAAATGATTGTAAATCCTTCCCTCATCTTCAAAAGAGAGGATTCACAACTCGACTAATTGGGATTATCGAGTACTCCATGATTTGTCCAATTGTTTTTAATGTTTTTGAAGAATTAAAAATTGCGATGAAATTCAGATAG